In the genome of Halictus rubicundus isolate RS-2024b chromosome 9, iyHalRubi1_principal, whole genome shotgun sequence, one region contains:
- the LOC143356924 gene encoding uncharacterized protein LOC143356924 isoform X2 — translation MSEENEHTSEENEAEMNGGNHSGEQSKSDNSMLNNETGQPLLEDEEMPTYISVSTPSRREDWDVNNTKQQDRIPLEEDHSRSAYPSDDQGGGSVYVVSSGEESNHPYNDEEEDDYADSEEDEEDEDEEDDDDENHLRLHHPDDDEDIETEYDQDCYDRASDDFILNSRLKQHHKERSLSLQDLSFTKNNIHSPYNNKKRHSINLFGQNYLGLQQNSIAYNVAHKRQSLPLKYQHVESKVKRYIRDIKEQSRKSMEKRIKEQEYIANKNHEENENETDPLKPTVTNKVIKDYAEKAIKDLQREENNEHGNSIYNSAQILENGGNNKLDIKVTENQLKHIRRNSDMNAFGDIQNEKRAQNCNDKLEKRNGSVDVNAHHIEYQNTLDRNVKFNNMDQPSLVNGHQQALTLSGLRSLSHEEYSAIAEFEQKEETIEQRHKTQEKIIEPETYNDTEMVNVQDMENSNTGCPLKIANVKSIRIIQEEQENFTKTNLAETVEVIQLKAQLNQKDAQFNSLRNAYQKTLAENVKMKQELDTLRKSLAKYESESIACETKIASVQTESVAEPVSVPKVTVTAGDTNNKVSTSSVASTVSSLDQWADSAASPAISIKPPDLTPILNSDDSLVLTDGTPRKLPHPLSRTFITSSRILQTLSNITQGKTSKMESPLVRNNKKRVNESSMDQLLNLEYNRYSTNVSTSKKRKATEMLGTSTFIQPFKIPHTAPESEKKSANTSNADLKYSEEQSNVKPEQQSMNKDREDPSSMDIEIEEAANQDDGDVKFFVYRDNENSKNKSFLIQAEEPTKDMLENEKNRIQECGPYLLGNLEVRMSEINGTISVWGKEINEESTSDNEDDIEVSVKSINKRTSLYSQKSPQIRFNGSPLVCSTQKKLKLPLRLNKSNDTPCCHSMSSNIVKSPCLLDEANDKRFESNHTNASNCSPPFGNSDSMKHRREWLSFKASSSSQEKPHSCCTHHAEFVDKDCNCGSYHERQMCDDSPNHSKDKFHVKGIRRSSYKNAFTSETSKHLRENISNPEIGEVVCKYNKSCRHSMQNVSNSCSHSTKCCNGIRDVACTCKSSSSNVHNHDCFEKQSCSHSSSHDGEEEPLIPPKRSNETLETRQRRLSGKRVRGILMDLLKGCGDCRNTNGNTVNKGGLQLKESVYMKNGPPQIKISSCPTPEPSHSSSTQCNERCCHAYARRIESQLEEFRTEMERVRSRSDAILDMLNMLHSVDMN, via the exons ATGTCGGAGGAAAACGAACACACTTCGGAAGAGAACGAAGCAGAAATGAATGGGGGAAATCATAGTGGTGAACAATCGAAGAGTGATAATAGTATGCTGAACAATGAGACAGGGCAGCCTCTGTTAGAAGACGAAGAAATGCCGACGTATATCAGCGTATCGACCCCGTCGAGGCGCGAAGATTGGGATGTCAATAATACAAAACAACAAGACAGGATACCATTGGAAGAGGATCATAGTCGAAGTGCATATCCTAGCGACGATCAAGGAGGAGGCAGCGTGTACGTGGTATCTTCCGGGGAAGAGAGCAATCATCCTTACAatgacgaagaagaagacgatTATGCTGACAGCGAAG AGGACGAAGAAGACGAGGATGAGGAAGATGATGACGACGAGAATCATTTAAGATTGCATCATCCTGACGATGACGAGGACATTGAGACAGAATATGACCAAGATTGTTACGACAGAGCATCAGATGACTTTATCTTGAATTCCAGACTAAAACAACACCATAAAGAAAGAAGTTTATCATTGCAAGATTTAAGTTTTACTAAAAATAATATTCATTCTCCGTACAACAATAAAAAGAGGCATAGTATAAATCTCTTTGGACAGAACTATCTAGGCCTACAACAGAATTCTATTGCATACAATGTTGCACACAAAAGACAATCGTTACCACTTAAATATCAACATGTggaaagtaaagtgaagagatACATTAGGGATATAAAGGAACAGTCAAGGAAGTCGATGGAAAAGCGCATTAAAGAGCAAGAATATATAGCGAATAAAAATCACGAGGAGAATGAAA ATGAAACTGACCCATTAAAGCCAACGGTAACGAACAAAGTTATAAAAGATTATGCAGAGAAGGCTATTAAGGATTTGCAACGCGAAGAAAATAATGAACATGGTAATTCAATTTATAATTCCGCACAAATATTAGAGAATGGTGGTAATAACAAACTTGATATCAAAGTAACTGAAAATCAACTTAAGCATATTCGAAGGAACAGTGACATGAACGCATTCGgtgatattcaaaatgaaaaacGTGCACAAAACTGCAATGATAAATTAGAGAAACGAAATGGTTCTGTAGATGTTAATGCACATCATATTGAATATCAAAATACATTAGATAGGAATGTAAAATTTAATAACATGGATCAACCTTCTTTAGTTAATGGTCATCAGCAAGCACTTACACTTTCCGGTCTGCGTTCATTAAGCCATGAAGAATATTCTGCTATTGCAGAATTTGAGCAAAAGGAAGAAACAATCGAGCAAAGACACAAGACTCAAGAAAAGATTATTGAACCTGAGACCTATAATGACACAGAGATGGTGAATGTGCAAGACATGGAGAACAGCAACACCGGTTGTCCGCTGAAAATTGCGAATGTCAAAAGTATCAGGATAATacaagaagaacaggaaaattTCACAAAAACGAATTTAGCAGAGACCGTGGAAGTTATCCAGTTGAAAGCTCAGCTTAATCAGAAAGATGCTCAGTTCAATAGTTTACGAAACGCCTATCAGAAAACATTAGCCGAAAATGTGAAAATGAAACAAGAGCTGGATACGTTAAGAAAGTCTTTAGCGAAATATGAAAGTGAAAGTATAGcatgcgaaacaaaaattgcatctGTGCAAACTGAATCTGTCGCGGAACCTGTATCCGTTCCAAAGGTAACTGTGACCGCGGGGGATACAAACAATAAAGTATCCACAAGTAGTGTTGCGTCTACAGTAAGTTCTCTCGACCAGTGGGCAGACAGTGCTGCTAGCCCAGCTATATCCATTAAACCGCCCGATTTGACACCGATTCTTAATTCTGACGATAGTCTGGTGCTCACTGACGGTACACCGAGAAAATTACCGCATCCATTATCGCGAACATTCATTACTTCGTCTCGAATCTTGCAGACTCTTTCCAACATAACACAAGGTAAAACATCAAAGATGGAAAGCCCTTTGGTCAGGAATAATAAGAAACGAGTAAACGAAAGTTCCATGGACCAATTATTGAATCTCGAGTACAATCGTTATTCAACGAACGTTTCGACCTCCAAGAAACGTAAAGCGACAGAGATGCTTGGTACTTCCACTTTTATTCAACCGTTTAAGATACCTCACACAGCCCCGGAATCTGAAAAGAAAAGTGCTAACACGTCAAACGCTGACTTGAAATACTCAGAGGAACAGTCGAACGTAAAACCAGAGCAACAATCGATGAATAAAGACAGGGAGGATCCTTCATCCATGGATATTGAAATAGAGGAAGCAGCTAACCAGGATGATGGTGATGTAAAGTTTTTCGTATATAGGGACAATGAGAAtagtaaaaataaaagtttcttaaTTCAAGCAGAGGAACCAACGAAAGACATGTTAGAGAACGAAAAAAATCGTATCCAAGAGTGTGGTCCATATTTGTTGGGTAATCTCGAAGTAAGGATGTCCGAGATAAATGGTACAATTAGCGTTTGGGGTAAGGAGATCAACGAGGAGTCAACCAGTGATAACGAGGACGACATTGAGGTATCCGTAAAATCCATTAACAAGAGGACAAGTCTTTACTCGCAAAAGTCACCGCAGATCAGATTTAATGGCAGTCCACTTGTTTGTTCGACTCAAAAGAAGCTTAAGCTTCCGTTAAGGCTGAATAAATCCAATGATACTCCATGTTGCCACTCTATGTCGTCGAATATAGTAAAGTCTCCGTGCTTGCTCGATGAAGCGAACGATAAGCGATTCGAAAGTAATCATACTAACGCAAGCAACTGTTCGCCACCTTTCGGAAACAGCGACTCCATGAAACACCGAAGAGAGTGGCTATCGTTTAAAGCCAGTTCGAGTTCGCAAGAAAAACCACATTCCTGTTGTACGCATCATGCGGAGTTCGTGGATAAAGATTGTAACTGCGGTTCATATCATGAAAGACAAATGTGCGATGATAGTCCTAACCATAGTAAAGATAAGTTCCATGTTAAAGGGATCCGAAGGAGTTCCTACAAAAACGCATTTACCTCAGAGACGAGTAAACATTTACGTGAAAATATCTCGAACCCTGAGATCGGCGAGGTAGTCTGCAAGTACAATAAGTCGTGTCGACACTCCATGCAGAATGTCTCGAACAGTTGCTCACATTCGACAAAGTGTTGCAACGGCATCAGGGACGTTGCTTGCACATGTAAATCGTCTTCGAGTAACGTGCACAATCATGACTGCTTCGAGAAACAATCGTGTAGTCATAGTTCTTCGCACGATGGGGAGGAAGAGCCTCTTATTCCACCAAAACGATCTAATGAGACACTCGAA ACAAGGCAGCGGCGACTAAGTGGCAAACGAGTACGGGGAATACTTATGGATCTGTTAAAAGGTTGCGGAGATTGCCGTAACACTAATGGTAACACTGTCAACAAAGGTGGTTTGCAATTGAAAGAGTCAGTTTATATGAAGAACGGTCCTCCCCAAATTAAGATTTCTTCATGCCCCACACCTGAGCCATCACATTCAAGTTCCACACAATGTAATGAAAG ATGCTGCCATGCTTACGCAAGACGAATCGAATCCCAACTCGAAGAATTCCGCACGGAAATGGAGAGAGTGCGATCACGTTCGGATGCAATTCTCGACATGCTCAATATGCTTCACTCTGTTGATATGAACTAA